One Euphorbia lathyris chromosome 1, ddEupLath1.1, whole genome shotgun sequence DNA segment encodes these proteins:
- the LOC136210504 gene encoding probable aquaporin TIP2-2, producing the protein MPVKIGLGSLGDSFSAGSLKSYLSEFIATLLFVFAGVGSAIAFAKLTADAALDPAGLVAIAIAHAFALFVGVAMAANSSGGHLNPAVTFGLAMGGNITILTGIFYWIAQCLGSIVACLLLQLVTGGESIPTHGVASGMSAFGGVVMEIVITFALVYTVYATAADPKKGSLGVIAPIAIGFIVGANILAAGPFSGGSMNPARSLGPAVVAGDLSQIWIYWVGPLIGGGLAGFVYGGVFIGSYSPAPTSEDYA; encoded by the exons atGCCTGTGAAGATAGGATTAGGAAGTTTGGGAGATTCATTCAGTGCTGGATCTCTGAAGTCGTATCTGTCTGAGTTCATAGCCACTCTTCTTTTCGTCTTTGCTGGTGTTGGCTCTGCTATAGCTTTTG CAAAGCTGACAGCAGATGCAGCTCTAGACCCAGCCGGCTTAGTTGCTATAGCAATTGCCCATGCTTTCGCCCTCTTCGTCGGCGTAGCAATGGCAGCCAACAGCTCCGGCGGTCACTTAAATCCAGCTGTCACTTTCGGATTAGCCATGGGAGGCAACATCACGATCTTAACAGGCATTTTCTATTGGATAGCTCAATGCCTTGGCTCAATCGTAGCTTGCCTTCTTCTCCAATTAGTCACCGGCGGTGAGAGTATCCCAACCCATGGGGTTGCTTCAGGCATGAGCGCATTTGGAGGGGTAGTAATGGAAATTGTCATAACTTTCGCTCTAGTTTACACAGTTTATGCCACAGCAGCTGACCCTAAAAAGGGCAGTTTGGGAGTTATTGCACCAATAGCTATTGGGTTCATAGTTGGTGCTAATATATTGGCTGCTGGACCATTTAGCGGTGGCTCGATGAACCCGGCTCGGTCACTTGGGCCGGCTGTGGTCGCCGGAGACTTGTCGCAGATTTGGATTTATTGGGTTGGGCCACTGATCGGAGGTGGATTGGCTGGGTTTGTGTATGGTGGAGTTTTTATTGGGTCATATAGCCCAGCCCCAACCTCTGAAGACTATGCCTAA